From one Perca flavescens isolate YP-PL-M2 chromosome 19, PFLA_1.0, whole genome shotgun sequence genomic stretch:
- the si:dkey-183c6.7 gene encoding urea transporter 1 has translation MWMDTKTEAKEASRNRASLRRCVLSGLLLCTGDMEHLDKYMQEKLFVLQLVVWGLRGVTRVILANNPLSGVLVLAALCWASPWQALLGTLGVLASMLTAVIMGQDSAEVSGGLHGFNGMLPSLLMGVFSSAGDWYWWLLLPACLGSATCVFLYSGLSPVLERWDLPVAVFPFNIIIVLYLLCTGPDNPYFPHHPATPPGLLEPNGTELIAVEVMLGIPLGVGQIFACGALGPSLLILGAVLLYSPLLAAHALLGSAVGTLVGLSMAVHHDSLYSGLSGFNGALGCMAVGGLFFTFSWRTHLFAIASAFLSAYADIALSNLLGTVGLPACSWASTLTATLMLLLTGSLAAYRIPIGRVMAPEHNLCSHSQWEAGDTADRESTDV, from the exons ATGTGGATGGATACCAAAACGGAGGCGAAGGAGGCCAGCAGGAATCGTGCCAGCCTCAGACGGTGTGTGTTGAGCGGTCTGCTGTTGTGTACTGGGGACATGGAGCACTTGGATAAGTACATGCAGG AGAAGTTGTTTGTGCTGCAGCTGGTGGTGTGGGGCCTGAGAGGGGTGACCAGGGTGATCCTAGCCAACAACCCGCTGAGTGGTGTTCTCGTTCTGGCCGCACTGTGCTGGGCCTCCCCCTGGCAGGCCCTGCTGGGAACTTTGGGTGTACTGGCCTCTATGCTAACAGCTGTTATAATGGGCCAAGACAG tgctgAGGTGTCAGGAGGTCTCCATGGTTTTAATGGCATGTTGCCGTCTCTGCTGATGGGGGTGTTCAGCTCAGCCGGAGACTGGTACTGgtggctgctgctgcctgcctgcttggGGTCAGCTACATG TGTCTTTCTATACAGTGGTCTCTCTCCAGTGTTGGAGCGCTGGGACTTGCCTGTCGCTGTGTTTCCCTTCAACATTATCATTGTCCTCTACCTCCTTTGTACCGGCCCAGACAACCCCTACTTCCCACACCACCCGGCAACACCACCAGGGCTGCTGGAGCCCAACGGCACAGAGCTCATTGCAGTAGAG GTAATGCTTGGCATCCCACTGGGTGTGGGTCAGATCTTTGCCTGTGGAGCCCTGGGGCCCTCCCTCCTCATCCTGGGAGCTGTTCTGCTCTACTCCCCCCTGCTGGCcgcccatgctctgctgggctcAGCAGTTGGAACGTTGGTTG gtttATCCATGGCGGTGCATCATGATTCTCTGTACTCTGGTCTCTCTGGGTTTAATGGAGCTCTGGGCTGTATGGCTGTTGGAGGACTCTTCTTCACCTTCAGCTGGAGGACCCACCTCTTTGCCATCGCCagtg CCTTCCTCTCTGCATATGCTGACATCGCTCTGAGCAATCTGCTGGGAACT GTTGGTCTCCCAGCATGCAGTTGGGCATCTACTCTGACAGCCACACTGATGTTGCTGCTGACCGGCAGTTTAGCAGCGTACCGCATCCCTATTGGTCGAGTCATGGCTCCTGAACACAACCTGTGCTCCCACAGCCAATGGGAAGCTGGGGACACCGCAGACAGGGAGAGCACTGATGTCTAA